One part of the Alosa alosa isolate M-15738 ecotype Scorff River chromosome 4, AALO_Geno_1.1, whole genome shotgun sequence genome encodes these proteins:
- the LOC125293177 gene encoding WD repeat-containing protein on Y chromosome-like isoform X1, with translation MGSVSINDISNTETCSSTDGVRHKNNGAQQHASESSDEGEKRGQGRVEEQINNEHLRRIEAMFHEADTDGGGGLDMEEFREAMKKIMGKVEDEDVDIIFMKVDTNCDGSVDWDEYLNYMLLEYREKDSLQKQNRPLYFPKPLKVVPVAHCEPIVRIQFHPFQSLQADKKGGNAPKTRMQLGRYLTVSRDGILNYWSERFKLTRTINLDQLKHTQLTSHPQQIWVTDMICLSNLNLLALATTGRDVEFFDISANKCDLVFSLTGLEGYVAVMDYWSDGTKGVFCAGDVDGAISVFISHNVVQNGLFNSGAIKSIKPGGRTRLAVPALFKNTSNYYLCFKVTLHNTWCHQIRFLPELNAVATCCTSDQTAMVLTSIPHSHKAKVNNSAFQLRKGILCFDYSAEFNIIVTGGFDRIVRVWNPYVTNCATSQMKGHSTAVTFISVNGQINKIISISKDKNVRVWDLQDCACLQNIHSRNMPMGRFPIYSMHYNPDKHTLVMGTFVIGVLHGVVDDVDSLDKLKTSHENSLCTALYNCNFKQVVSGCHNGVVSVWDILTGDKVMQFQTSPEKAVEVTAMSFDGPKRRLITGSKDGMIRLWNFNNGALLLTLPLLEENEVTGILYINQRIYVSGWSKKVMWYLDVKEDMEMECRVWNQYHTEDIFSMHAHGNKMLVTASYSGDIIVWNIDSGRAFFRFNAFESPRPLMPNRVIDLSQSLEACKDSESCSSVLSRTSDEDEDETEGPEGHNETHSHTSSPQANWTSSKQTEVTQEIKEDVENNMSSNSARPKSKEKKAKPAPIGAEELERPRLAVEKALFLGTRERSPDTAILLTSAADGYIYAWSIHHQGGLLGKFKAVHGDSTSISSMSTDLHNQMLLTGDSQGYIMLWNIGKYCYCMQGGQESLCQQPGDINLPSLIPKYCNLEGPRRIVTQDASKQVIDGWTVSLVPPPLLSSWRCHVKSIVSLEYVERFCLIVTASLDCNVRLWTIAGGYVGTFGQAPWRVGYPNAFPWDLPLDLRRVGSSQTLKVLNQGRRPHWNCARRILHALTVQRQQASMSSAADNLQELVATDPRIAKYTDEQIEQTWEKWAMKGKQKSSILGETYRQKIRHHLPTCPPDLQSSFSSREQLRVYKAMPCTALLPIIQPPEPNLIKEQLQKTQEGADNTKNTRQKSLARRAPRRFLGASRELCKKITIVQCLQSSHITP, from the exons ATGGGAAGTGTTTCGATAAATGACATCTCTAACACGGAGACTTG TTCTTCAACAGATGGAGTTCGGCATAAAAACAATGGAGCTCAG CAGCATGCCAGCGAGTCATCGGACGAGGGCGAGAAGCGGGGTCAGGGCCGCGTGGAGGAGCAGATCAACAACGAGCACCTCCGTCGCATTGAGGCCATGTTCCATGAGGCCGACACGGACGGAGGAGGAG GTCTGGATATGGAGGAATTCCGAGAGGCAATGAAGAAGATCATGGGTAAAGTTGAGGATGAAGACGTGGACATCATCTTCATGAAAGTGGACACAAACTGTGATGGCAGTGTAGATTGG GATGAGTACCTGAACTACATGTTGCTGGAGTACCGAGAGAAAGACTCCCTACAGAAGCAGAACAGACCCCTCTACTTCCCCAAGCCTCTGAAGGTGGTCCCTGT AGCCCATTGTGAGCCCATTGTGCGGATCCAGTTTCATCCGTTTCAGTCCCTGCAGGCCGACAAGAAGGGCGGTAATGCGCCAAAGACCCGCATGCAGCTGGGCCGCTACCTGACCGTAAGCCGTGATGGCATTCTCAACTACTGGAGCGAGCGCTTCAAGCTCACCCGCACCATCAAT ttGGACCAACTGAAGCACACCCAGCTTACTTCTCATCCCCAGCAGATCTGGGTGACTGACATGATCTGCCTCAGCAACTTGAATCTACTGGCCCTGGCCACCACTGGACGagacgtgg aaTTCTTTGACATCAGCGCCAACAAATGTGACCTTGTGTTCTCACTCACTGGCCTAGAGGGATACGTGGCGGTCATGGACTACTG GTCCGATGGAACCAAAGGGGTGTTCTGCGCAGGAGATGTGGATGGCGCCATCTCTGTGTTTATCTCACACAATGTGGTACAAAATGGGCTTTTCAATAGCGGTGCCATTAAATCTATAAAACCAG GGGGCAGAACTCGCCTGGCTGTCCCAGCACTGTTTAAGAACACCTCCAATTATTACCTGTGCTTTAAAGTG ACCTTGCACAACACATGGTGCCATCAGATCCGCTTCCTGCCGGAGCTGAACGCTGTTGCCACCTGCTGTACGTCCGACCAAACTGCCATGGTGCTGACCAGCATTCCCCACTCACACAAGGCCAAAGTCAA TAACTCTGCCTTTCAGCTAAGGAAAGGGATACTGTGTTTTGATTACTCTGCAGAGTTTAACATCATAG TGACTGGAGGATTTGACCGGATTGTGAGGGTGTGGAATCCCTATGTCACCAACTGTGCCACGAGCCAGATGAAGGGTCACTCCACTGCGGTCACTTTTATCTCTGTCAATGGCCAAATCAACAAAATCATCAGCATTTCCAAAGACAAG AATGTTCGTGTGTGGGACCTGCAGGACTGTGCCTGCCTACAAAACATCCACTCCAGGAACATGCCCATGGGCCGGTTCCCCATCTACAGCATGCATTACAACCCGGACAAACACACGCTAGTGATGGGCACCTTTGTG ATAGGGGTTCTTCATGGAGTGGTTGATGACGTGGACAGTCTTGATAAGTTGAAGACGTCCCATGAGAATTCTCTATGTACTGCGCTTTACAACTGCAACTTCAAACAG GTGGTGAGCGGGTGTCATAATGGTGTGGTTAGTGTGTGGGATATCCTGACCGGTGACAAGGTTATGCAGTTCCAGACATCCCCAGAAAAAGCTGTAGAGGTGACCGCCATGTCGTTTGATGGGCCCAAGAGACGCCTCATCACTGGATCTAAAGACGGAATGATCCGTCTGTGGAACTTCAACAACGGAGCCCTGTTGCTCACACTCCCATTGCTGGAAGAAAATGAG GTGACAGGGATCCTATACATAAACCAAAGGATCTATGTGTCTGGGTGGAGCAAGAAAGTCATGTGGTATTT AGATGTAAAAGAGGACATGGAGATGGAGTGCCGCGTGTGGAACCAGTATCACACTGAGGACATCTTCTCCATGCACGCCCACGGCAACAAGATGCTGGTCACTGCCTCCTACAGTGGTGACATCATCGTATGGAACATTGACTCGGGCCGAGCCTTCTTCCGGTTCAATGCCTTTGAGAGCCCTCGACCACTAATGCCAAATCGG GTGATTGACCTGAGCCAGAGCCTTGAGGCCTGTAAGGACTCGGAGTCCTGCTCATCAGTACTGAGCAGGACGtctgatgaagatgaggatgaaACAGAAGGTCCTGAGGGCCACAATGAGACTCATTCCCACACCTCGTCTCCCCAGGCAAATTGGACAAGCAGCAAACAGACTGAGGTCACACAA GAAATCAAAGAGGATGTGGAGAATAACATGTCCTCTAACTCAGCAAGACCAAAATCAAAGGAGAAGAAAGCTAAACCTGCACCCATCGGTGCGGAGGAGCTGGAGAGACCTCGGCTTGCTGTGGAGAAG GCTCTCTTCTTGGGCACACGTGAGAGGAGTCCTGACACTGCCATCTTGTTGACCAGTGCTGCTGATGGCTATATCTACGCCTGGTCCATTCACCACCAGGGGGGGCTGCTGGGCAAGTTTAAAGCCGTGCACGGAGACAGCACGTCCATCAGCTCCATGTCCACTGATTTGCACAACCAGATGCTGCTTACTGGAGACAGTCAGGGATACATCATG CTGTGGAACATTGGGAAGTACTGCTACTGCATGCAAGGAGGGCAGGAGAGCCTATGCCAACAGCCAGGAGACATCAACCTACCCAGTCTTATCCCCAAGTACTGCAACCTGGAGGGGCCACGGAGGATAGTGACACAGGATGCCTCAAAG CAGGTGATTGATGGATGGACCGTGTCCCTGGTCCCACCTCCTCTGCTGAGCTCCTGGCGCTGTCACGTGAAGAGCATTGTCAGCCTAGAGTATGTGGAGCGATTCTGTCTCATCGTCACGGCAAGCCTTGACTGTAACGTGCGTCTGTGGACCATCGCTGGAGgctatgtgg GTACGTTTGGCCAGGCACCGTGGCGCGTGGGATATCCGAATGCTTTCCCCTGGGATCTGCCCCTAGATCTGCGCAGGGTAGGGTCCTCTCAGACACTGAAGGTGCTCAACCAGGGCAGGAGACCACATTGGAA TTGTGCCAGGCGGATTTTGCACGCCCTCACTGTACAACGGCAGCAGGCATCCATGTCCAGCGCGGCAGATAACCTGCAAGAGCTGGTGGCCACTGACCCGCGCATCGCCAAGTACACTGACGAGCAGATCGAACAGACCTGGGAGAAGTGGGCCATGAAGGGCAAGCAG AAGAGCTCCATTCTTGGCGAGACTTACAGACAGAAAATCAGGCATCATTTGCCCACCTGCCCCCCTGATCTACAATCTTCCTTCAGTAGCCGTGAGCAG CTAAGAGTTTACAAGGCAATGCCCTGCACAGCCCTCCTGCCCATAATCCAGCCTCCAGAGCCCAATCTAATAAAGGAACAGCTTCAGAAGACACAGGAGGGAGCAGATAACACCAAGAACACCAGGCAGAAGAGTTTGGCCCGGCGTGCTCCTAGACGCTTTCTGGGCGCTTCCAGGGAATTGTGCAAAAAGATTACCATAGTACAGTGTCTGCAAAGTAGCCATATAACACCATAA